A portion of the bacterium genome contains these proteins:
- the grpE gene encoding nucleotide exchange factor GrpE codes for MRHNRNDKDQKEETKNIPFNVEIPTVEGENQPTEEGQFILLQDQLNAAILRLNEADDSFLRLRAEFDNFRKRIRQEQLEDKQRGIEEFVLQLLPIMDNFERAVGAADKTKNFDTMSEGVSMIVQQMHALFDKYAIKPIQAAGQPFDPVFHDAIMRVDNPDLPDNTVVNEAEKGYTMRGRVIRPSRVMVAKRPQDGE; via the coding sequence ATGCGACATAACCGAAACGATAAAGATCAAAAAGAAGAGACGAAAAATATCCCTTTTAACGTGGAAATACCCACTGTTGAGGGCGAGAACCAACCTACCGAAGAAGGACAATTTATTCTTCTGCAGGATCAGCTTAATGCGGCAATCCTGCGGCTAAATGAGGCGGATGATTCGTTCCTGCGACTGCGCGCTGAATTCGATAACTTCCGCAAACGCATTCGGCAGGAGCAACTGGAAGACAAACAGCGAGGTATCGAGGAATTTGTCCTTCAATTACTCCCAATTATGGATAACTTCGAGAGAGCCGTTGGCGCCGCAGACAAGACAAAAAATTTCGATACCATGTCCGAAGGCGTAAGCATGATTGTACAGCAAATGCACGCTCTATTTGATAAGTATGCTATCAAGCCCATACAAGCTGCCGGTCAGCCGTTCGATCCTGTCTTTCATGATGCGATCATGCGCGTTGATAATCCTGACCTGCCCGACAACACTGTAGTTAATGAAGCTGAAAAGGGTTATACGATGCGCGGTCGTGTCATCCGCCCAAGCAGGGTTATGGTAGCAAAAAGGCCGCAAGATGGCGAGTAA